The Solanum pennellii chromosome 11, SPENNV200 sequence tttttctcaggTCAATACAATGACTGATCAGGGAGACTTGGATTACGAAGTTGGACACATATGCATCACAAAAAATGTCTGAGCAGACAAAACTAAATGGCAACAACTGATTCTCATGAAGAGatatcaaagaagaaaatactgGATATGTTTAGCTTGTTTTCTGTTTATATTAGTTGTACAAATACCTGCTACCAGAGCACCAACAGCAACACAAAATGTTCCAACCTGTAGAATCAACTCAAATCTGCTCACCTCAAGCCTTCGAGAACTGAAAAGGACAAGCaaaaaatttacattaaaaccaagtctgcccacttataatatttcataattatgCATCAGTAGACCACAAAGGAGTCAAAACACGACCAAATCAAGTACACATTCACCAATTGAAAAATCTGATAATCTTGTATGAGTTGCAAGCTTTTAACTGATCTGTCAATCATCATCGACAACCTTAGTAGatatttcattgatttcttgTATGCATTCATATACAGAAATCTTAAAAGTTTTAGCTAAAGAACCTTGCTTTTCTACAGTAAAAGCGTGTCTAAATATTGTTTAGTCAAGGCACAGCACAACTTATCACACCAAAACTTGAAAGAAAAAGGTTATCAAACGTACAGTATGGAATTTATGGTTACATGCTTTCATCTACTTATCTCTTACTCTGTTctttaaatacttttttcatcttttgtgGGATTATCAGTTTCTCACACAGTTATTCTTCTTAAGCAGTCCCCACACAGTTATTCTTCTTATCAAGACAAAGTACACATTCACTCATTGAAATTTCAGTACAAGTTCTCGTTTGTGAAGACATATGTAGAAGTTTTTAATGCCCTAGTTTTTCCTTTGGTTGATTTCTCATCCTCACAACTGAAACAAATGGCTCACTGATCAAGAACGCTAGCAGAATCTGTTAGCAGGCCATCGATACTTCTGCCTGACACTAAATTTATCTGCAGAAAGAAACCAGCTTATAACGTGTCTTCCAGCATGTTTCTAAAAGCATGAGAACTGTTTCAGAAAGTTCAGGGGATGAAATTAAATAGAAGAGTTCTCCAAATAAACAAGAGCAACTTAGACCAATTTTCCCTACATATGCACTGTTATCGCTTTTCAACTTTACATCACCCAGTTCACCAACACAAGGATAAAGAGCTAAGAGAAAAGTAATAAGACATGTACAAACCTCAAGTTTACAGCAATTGAgtcttccatttcttttgcaGAATCAAGGAGCCTTTCAGCTTGACCATGGCAAGATTCACATCTGCAGTTGGATGAACAAATGGAAACCTGTTTCAGTAACTTACCAAACTAATATTTGGTACAGACAAATCAGGAAAGGATGGCTCAAGATTTTCTATATGATCATAAAAAAATGCTTTATTGTGGAccaaaaatttgattatttgcttttaaattttttattgtttggaCCACTATGCTCTAACTGTCATATAATTTGCCATGAATGTAACATTCAAAATATAGGAAGTGTGAGTGGTATGTATAAGAAAAAAGTGGATTACTTAAAGATTACCTTCAATGCACTTCAAGGATAGCGTATGCAGTTTCTCTCCAGGTTCTTATCTATCACTATTCACTTTCTCTTGTACTGCGTTATCACACTATTTTGTTGTAATTACTGTTCTTTCTTCAGAATGCTTTCCTATGATTTCTTCACTTCGTTATTTATGTTTCTGATCTACTTTGATATGCTTTTCTTTGAGGCGAGGATCTATAGGAAACAATATCTCTACCTCTCAAGATAAGGGGTAAGGTTtacgtacactctaccctcctcAAACACTGTTTGTGAGACTACACTGGATATGTTGGTGGTGTATTCTattataagaatataatcataactcCTACTCAGTTATACACTTGCATAATCAATCGAGTCATGGAGTTGATACTTCGTGTCTAATAAGGAccaatttatcttatttttccaatttcttttcttcttcacatTTGTAGATATTATCTATTGGTCTGTCCTAGTTTATGGAGTTTAAGTAAGTTAATTTtgacatatttatattataatgataGTGAAGAAAATATTAGTGCAGTGGTTAAAAAGTTAGTTATGCACTCTAGAGAGCAAGGGTTTTAGAATAATTAGAAGTGAAGGCAAAAGATATGTACTTTAGGTTTAGCTCCCATTagaaaaatgagttgaagtGGAACTAAAGGGATTGTAGTGCCTAAATGCAAAAAATCAAGATATCTAGGTTCAGTGTGCAGGAGAAAAGCATAATAGGAAAGCTGTAACACATGATTAAACTAGAATGGTCATACTGAAGGTGCCATGATATTGGCATATGCAACTATAAGATGCCTACCAAAGTAAAAGCGAGTTCTGTAAAACAATATGAGATTAACAAAGTTATGTGGAGTTGAGTGGAAGGTCAGTAAAGCCCAACATATCAACAAGATGAGGTTATGTAGAAGAGAATGTCAGGATGGAGACAAGATATAAGTGATCACATTCGAGGAGAAGTGAAGGGGATTCCTGGTGTAACTGGTACAGTTGTTGCCATATGTTTGAGCTGTGGAAACAGTCTCTAGTAGAAATGTAGTGTAAGACTGCGTACAATAACCTTTAAGGTCTGCACGTAGTGGGGGCGTAAGTGCACCGGGTTGCCCTTTACATTAGATGAAAAGTACAAGTAGTAAACACAGAGGATAAATTGGGAGGTTGCCAAGGATGATTTGGCCATGTCCTACATAGACCTTCAAATAGATCAATTTGTAGAGTGTGAAAATGTGAAATGTAGACCTAAAATCACAGGGAGAGACGTTGACCTAAAAGACCTACACCCTCACGACTGATGGAAACTATAGCAAAGAATAGGACACATCACAAACAAAGAGCCATTCAAATCATATCAACTAGATGAGGTTAAGACATAGTCGTGTTGGTATACTTAACATTTTTTTGGGTGTTTGGTGAGAGCCTTTTTTATGTGTTAggttcaaaatttgaagtttatgaatgtGAATTCAAGAAAGTTGTAAAAATGCATATTAAAGAAATGTAACAAACAGTTTGGGATGTTTCAAAACAGAAAGAATGTCATATGAATTGGGATGGAGGAAGAATCATTTAAAAGTTTGTGCCAATATTTCATTATAAGAGCCAGGTAGTATATAGCAAATGAGAAAACCTTACCTCGAATGTGAAATAGGCCCTTCCATACACCAAAAAAGTTATCAAGACATGTTCAGAGATAGAAAACTGCAGTTCACTTTTCAAGATTTAATGTGCACTATTGCTCAATAAAATTACGGTGTcctttaaattttgttattggCTCCTTGTTCTGCAGAACTTCATTTGAATCTGACAGCCCAACCAGTGCATGTtgcttgattatgtgattgcaGAGTAAACACATAAACTAAGTATGCAACAAGTAATGAGGTAATCTACACTAAGGGATTTGAAATAGCACCAATACACAACCTCTGAAGATAATTCTCCAAAAGCATTTCaatttcttcctcttcttctgcAAAATAGAAAGACAAATAAGCAAGTGTAAGAAGCATCATTGATCTGGTATCGTATGCAAGAATCAGTATGGGAATATTATAAGCACACCTTCTGCAATCTCCTTATCTAGGGGCACCGAGCACTCTATCTCATCGTTTTCTTTCTTAAGTACACAATTTCTCCCAATTATACAGATTTGACGTATTTCATGAGTATCCTCTAGAATATCAAGTAGCATTTGCTTAAGAGCCCCTGCCCTGGAACCCAATTCCACCTGTCACAAGCAAGAGAAGGGAAGTCATTATAGAATGTACCAAGACTAATTTTATAAGGTACAACTGAATGGTAATCGTACTAGTTTCTGTTTACTGATGCGAAGTTCCTCCAATATGTCTGCAGTTAATCGGTTGGGCAAAACCTCAAGTAGTGCTTGGACCTGCACCAAGCGAGGCGGAGCATTTCTAAATTGAAAGTAACCATACCAAGTAAGGCGGAAAGAGAGATACTTAATTCTAAGGGACCACTCTAGAAAGTAGGCCAGCATGTTACATTAAGAGAGAATAAGATCTGTTTCACATATTACAAGCTCGGGACAATCctctaaaatgttttttttaaatactataTTAGAACAGAAGTAATGGACAGAAAATTTGAAGGGAAGTGATAAAATTCCTTGCATTTTCATCCCCTTTCACCAAGTTAACATTGTTTACTGGGAGAACTCACTTGCTTACAACATATAGTCAATTGGTGGAAGAAGGAATAGGCGGGAAAGGGAACAATTcatataaagaagaagaaaaacaaacattACTTATGTACTCACTATGTTCCATACTCACACGTGGTTCTAAATCCCACAGCCTATGTTCCAATCTTTGTATCCGTGAATGCAATGCTGCTTCAACCACCTGAAATTTTCAGAAAAGAAGTCCTTTTACAAACTCCAACCATATACTACAGTTGACCCTTCAGCTCCATTCAGGATTTCCTTCTATGTATTGTGATTCTTGTTTCTAATCAGTTACATAACATGAATAGGCGTCCACTTTAGAACCTATATTACTAAGCCTACACTAGCACTAAGTCTAAAATGGTTAAAGCTATCATGCTTTAAGTCATTCAAATTTGATATCAAGAATCACATCAAGTTCCTTCTACATCAGCAAGTGAAGAACATAAACCTACTTTTCCATTTGATTTAATATATCAAGCCTAACCTGGATAACATTACAGAATTGATGCATATAAACAATTATTGTCTGCAATTCCTTAGGGATCATTGTGTTGCCATTTTAATTGAAGTAGTGTCCTTCAAGCAAAGTAATGAAAAGACAGAGACTACAGATCAAATTGCGGGGATAATTTACAATTCTTTCAATACGTAAAGCTGCATATTGGACTGACTAACCTCCAAAACAAATGGCATAGATGGTCCTCCATTTGTGCTTGTAGGATTTAGCCGTGGTAACAATGAATCGATGAAAGCCTTTCCTCCTAGACTATAAGCAGACCAGTTATACTGTTAAGTTCACTGCTAGATCTGACCAAAAATGATTAGAATATCTAGTATGAAATATTACcgattataattaaatataaggaCTCGTTCTTGCATTACTATGGCCCGTAAAGAACCTAGATTCAGTAGAATTGCATGCTCACGGACCTGGAAGAAGATTTGTAAATGAAGTCCATCAAAAACAGCTAGTAGAGGAgttaaatgattaatttgagCAAGCAGTTAATCTAAAACTCTTTAGCACAAATTATGATAGGGAATATCTTAAATTAAAAGCTAAGGTGGAACTGCACTTGGCTAATCTTCAACAGTATCTCTATGAAATCTGAGTAACAGACAGTTACTTATACCTCAACAGTCATGGTAATAAGCAATAAAAACTTCCAACTATGTTGTTTTTAGATTCGCGCAGagtaataaaagagaaaaaatgacAAGGATAAGGAAAAAGATGTTCTTCAGTAGCAAAACAAACAAGGATGAATCagcaaaatagaaaaagaatttcTTTTCTATCAGTGCCTTCCAAAGATTAGCCTTGTGTGCATGAGCCAACGGCCATTACTTTGCCTAAATAtgagttcattaagagacatctTGTCATGAAGTGTATGCCAACTTTTACCAAGAGAAATTACAAAAAAggcattggggtactcaatgagCTTGTTTTATGAATTAGGAAATACCAAGATTTAATCTG is a genomic window containing:
- the LOC107004479 gene encoding magnesium transporter MRS2-11, chloroplastic isoform X1, with the protein product MAANASYLLQLPVRSPEFRVLVTGGYAIFRSRMDFPFSRKNHATSLRARKVRVVECVAKSTELEALVKDGGDDDNDDGDEVRGDDEKVVTHGDSVSSQRSVSASGGDSLSLGIREPVYEVVEVKTCGTVAKRKINRRHLLKSSGLRPRDIRSVDPSLWLTNSMPALLVREHAILLNLGSLRAIVMQERVLIFNYNRLGGKAFIDSLLPRLNPTSTNGGPSMPFVLEVVEAALHSRIQRLEHRLWDLEPRVQALLEVLPNRLTADILEELRISKQKLVELGSRAGALKQMLLDILEDTHEIRQICIIGRNCVLKKENDEIECSVPLDKEIAEEEEEEIEMLLENYLQRCESCHGQAERLLDSAKEMEDSIAVNLSSRRLEVSRFELILQVGTFCVAVGALVAGIFGMNLRSYLEEHVFAFWLTTAGIIVGAVLAFYLMYWYLRTRKIL
- the LOC107004479 gene encoding magnesium transporter MRS2-11, chloroplastic isoform X2, with protein sequence MAANASYLLQLPVRSPEFRVLVTGGYAIFRSRMDFPFSRKNHATSLRARKVRVVECVAKSTELEALVKDGGDDDNDDGDEVRGDDEKVVTHGDSVSSQRSVSASGGDSLSLGIREPVYEVVEVKTCGTVAKRKINRRHLLKSSGLRPRDIRSVDPSLWLTNSMPALLVREHAILLNLGSLRAIVMQERVLIFNYNRLGGKAFIDSLLPRLNPTSTNGGPSMPFVLEVVEAALHSRIQRLEHRLWDLEPRVQALLEVLPNRLTADILEELRISKQKLVELGSRAGALKQMLLDILEDTHEIRQICIIGRNCVLKKENDEIECSVPLDKEIAEEEEEEIEMLLENYLQRLCIDVNLAMVKLKGSLILQKKWKTQLL